From Candidatus Limnocylindria bacterium, a single genomic window includes:
- the thrC gene encoding threonine synthase: MTPALCLIDRYAAYLPVTARTPRLTLGEGGTPLVRAASLERETGIDAVWLKVEGANPTGSFKDRGMVVAVAKALEERSGAVLCASTGNTAASAAAYAARAGLPCTVVLPAGYVALGKLAQAIAFGATVVAVRGPFDAALAVVKELALQGEATLVNSVNPHRLEGQKTAAFEICESLGEAPDALFIPVGNAGNITAYWRGFVEAAARGMSTRRPRMYGWQAEGAAPIVLGRPVAEPVTIATAIRIGSPASWQGATRARDESGGAIEAVSDAEILDAYQDLARREGIFVEPASAASVAGLRKRARSGGLGGIATVVCVLTGNGLKDPETARSLSREIAEVDASTDAVMGAIAQATRA; the protein is encoded by the coding sequence GTGACACCCGCGCTCTGTCTCATCGACCGTTACGCCGCCTATCTCCCCGTCACCGCCCGCACACCTCGCCTCACGCTCGGTGAGGGCGGTACGCCACTCGTGCGCGCGGCGTCGCTCGAGCGCGAGACGGGCATCGATGCGGTGTGGCTGAAGGTCGAGGGCGCGAACCCGACGGGCTCGTTCAAGGACCGCGGCATGGTCGTCGCAGTCGCGAAGGCCCTGGAGGAACGCTCGGGTGCCGTGCTCTGCGCGTCGACCGGGAACACCGCCGCTTCGGCCGCGGCATATGCCGCCCGCGCCGGCCTGCCGTGCACCGTCGTCCTGCCGGCCGGCTACGTCGCGCTCGGCAAGCTCGCCCAGGCGATCGCGTTCGGCGCGACCGTCGTGGCGGTCCGCGGCCCCTTCGACGCAGCGCTCGCGGTCGTGAAGGAGCTCGCGCTGCAGGGTGAGGCGACGCTCGTCAACAGCGTCAATCCGCATCGGCTCGAGGGCCAGAAGACCGCGGCGTTCGAGATCTGCGAGAGCCTCGGAGAGGCCCCAGACGCCCTCTTCATCCCTGTCGGCAACGCCGGCAACATCACGGCGTACTGGCGCGGATTCGTCGAGGCCGCCGCCCGAGGGATGTCGACGCGCCGGCCGCGCATGTACGGCTGGCAGGCCGAGGGCGCCGCGCCGATCGTGCTCGGTAGGCCCGTCGCGGAGCCCGTGACCATCGCGACGGCGATCCGTATCGGGTCTCCGGCGTCGTGGCAGGGCGCAACGCGCGCGCGCGACGAATCGGGCGGCGCGATCGAGGCGGTCAGCGACGCGGAGATCCTCGACGCGTACCAGGATCTCGCGCGTCGCGAGGGCATCTTCGTCGAGCCCGCGAGCGCTGCATCGGTCGCCGGGCTCCGCAAGCGCGCGCGGAGCGGGGGACTCGGCGGGATCGCCACCGTCGTCTGTGTCCTCACCGGCAACGGCCTCAAGGATCCTGAGACCGCGCGGTCGCTCAGCCGTGAGATCGCCGAGGTCGACGCGAGCACCGACGCTGTGATGGGCGCGATCGCACAGGCGACGCGCGCCTAG
- a CDS encoding DegV family protein translates to MSERFAIVVDGTACLTPELQREFDIRWLPLHVDIGSETFTANVDLSADEFYRRIAAPGVLTGTSQPNMGECRDVYDAIVAEGTKQLLVLTIATELSGTYSVASTTAQAMPGVTIEVIDTRSLAGGISLIATACARLRAAGGSFEQAIVVAKKLSGKIPIYAVADTLEYLKRSGRVSGAQALFGSMLKMKPILEVANGVVHPADRVRTREKALERMKELVASRVPEGARIHACTLHTNAPDRARNVADWVQERYHCVEHWIAEAGPVIGARAGPGVVGLCWYREEDAR, encoded by the coding sequence TTGAGCGAACGCTTCGCGATCGTCGTCGACGGCACCGCATGCCTGACGCCCGAGCTGCAGCGCGAATTCGACATCCGCTGGCTGCCGCTGCACGTCGACATCGGGTCGGAGACGTTCACCGCGAACGTCGACCTCTCCGCCGACGAGTTCTACCGCCGCATCGCCGCGCCGGGCGTGCTCACGGGAACATCGCAGCCGAACATGGGCGAGTGCCGCGACGTCTACGACGCGATCGTCGCCGAGGGGACCAAGCAGCTGCTCGTGCTGACGATCGCGACGGAGCTATCCGGTACCTACTCGGTGGCCAGCACGACAGCGCAGGCGATGCCCGGTGTCACGATCGAGGTCATCGATACGCGCTCGCTCGCCGGCGGCATCTCGCTCATCGCGACCGCGTGCGCGCGGCTTCGCGCGGCGGGCGGATCGTTCGAGCAGGCCATCGTGGTCGCGAAGAAGCTCTCTGGGAAGATCCCGATCTACGCCGTCGCCGACACGCTCGAGTACCTCAAGCGATCGGGCCGCGTGAGCGGCGCGCAGGCCCTCTTCGGATCGATGCTGAAGATGAAGCCGATCCTCGAGGTCGCGAATGGGGTCGTGCATCCCGCGGATCGCGTGCGCACGCGGGAGAAGGCCCTCGAGCGCATGAAGGAGCTCGTGGCGTCGCGCGTGCCCGAGGGCGCGCGCATTCACGCCTGCACCCTGCACACGAACGCGCCCGACCGCGCGCGCAACGTCGCGGACTGGGTGCAGGAGCGTTATCACTGCGTGGAGCACTGGATCGCCGAGGCCGGCCCGGTCATCGGCGCCCGCGCCGGTCCGGGTGTCGTTGGACTCTGCTGGTACCGTGAGGAAGACGCTCGATGA
- the fabZ gene encoding 3-hydroxyacyl-ACP dehydratase FabZ, producing the protein MTTLDRAGIQALIPHRDPFLLIDRVTELEPGVRAVAEHTFTGEEWYLKGHFPGNPIVPGVILVESLAQAATVMAMALPEYRDGLGLFAGIDEMRFKRIVRPGETARYEAVIDKMRRGYARVNVRAFVGDEIAAEGVIQAIFQPRAATAGKQSAS; encoded by the coding sequence GTGACTACGCTCGATCGTGCCGGGATCCAGGCGCTCATCCCGCACCGCGATCCGTTCCTTCTCATCGACCGTGTGACCGAGCTCGAGCCCGGCGTGCGCGCGGTGGCCGAGCACACCTTCACCGGCGAGGAGTGGTACCTGAAGGGCCATTTTCCAGGGAATCCGATCGTTCCGGGCGTCATCCTCGTCGAGTCGCTCGCCCAGGCCGCGACCGTGATGGCCATGGCGCTGCCCGAGTACCGCGACGGGCTTGGACTGTTCGCCGGCATCGATGAGATGCGCTTCAAGCGCATCGTCCGGCCCGGCGAGACCGCGCGGTACGAGGCCGTCATCGACAAGATGCGGCGCGGCTACGCGCGCGTGAACGTGCGCGCCTTCGTCGGTGACGAGATCGCTGCCGAGGGTGTGATCCAGGCGATCTTCCAGCCACGCGCCGCGACCGCTGGGAAGCAGAGCGCGTCTTGA
- the thrB gene encoding homoserine kinase — MSELRIRVPASSANLGPGFDSFALALPLLAEFELRPAKSWSVTVDGDGQGIPADDDNLFVVAARATAKAAGRELVAQHVTQRSAIPIARGLGSSAAAIVGGAVAANALLGDPFDRRTLLRIASEVEGHADNVAAALYGAFTVALPDDGGPVATRLVFPRTWRICLLIPGQPLSTEEARAILPSQVSRDDAVFNVAHAATLIAAVMRSDGALLALAMADRLHQPARTKLVPALGEVIAAAREAGAFGAALSGAGPSVLAVAPARLAARVVSAMEEAAQAAGVPGRGRVVRVRAAGAQVLK; from the coding sequence ATGAGCGAGCTGCGTATTCGCGTGCCCGCCTCGAGCGCGAACCTCGGCCCGGGGTTCGACTCGTTCGCGCTCGCGCTGCCGTTGCTGGCTGAGTTTGAGCTCCGTCCGGCGAAGTCGTGGTCCGTGACCGTCGACGGCGACGGACAGGGCATCCCGGCGGACGACGACAACCTCTTCGTCGTTGCCGCGCGCGCAACCGCGAAGGCCGCTGGACGCGAGCTCGTCGCGCAACATGTGACGCAGCGCTCGGCGATCCCGATCGCGCGTGGCCTCGGCTCGAGCGCCGCGGCGATCGTGGGTGGCGCCGTTGCGGCGAACGCGCTGCTCGGCGACCCGTTCGACCGCCGCACGCTCCTGCGGATCGCGAGCGAGGTCGAGGGACACGCCGATAACGTCGCGGCCGCGCTCTACGGTGCATTCACGGTCGCTCTGCCCGACGACGGCGGTCCGGTCGCGACACGTCTGGTGTTCCCACGCACGTGGCGCATCTGTCTGCTCATACCCGGACAGCCGCTCTCCACGGAGGAAGCGCGTGCCATCCTTCCGTCACAGGTCTCGCGCGACGATGCGGTGTTCAACGTCGCGCATGCCGCGACACTCATCGCCGCGGTGATGCGTTCGGACGGAGCGCTCCTCGCGCTCGCGATGGCGGACCGTCTGCATCAGCCCGCTCGCACCAAGCTCGTGCCCGCGCTCGGCGAGGTCATCGCAGCGGCGCGAGAGGCGGGCGCGTTCGGCGCGGCGCTGTCCGGCGCGGGACCGAGCGTGCTTGCCGTCGCGCCGGCTCGGTTGGCCGCGCGCGTTGTCTCCGCGATGGAGGAGGCGGCGCAGGCCGCGGGTGTCCCGGGACGCGGACGCGTGGTGCGCGTGCGCGCCGCGGGCGCGCAGGTCTTGAAATAG
- the accC gene encoding acetyl-CoA carboxylase biotin carboxylase subunit, with protein sequence MSFDKILIANRGEIALRVIRACRELGIQTVVVYSEADAHSLPVHLADEAICVGPASSRESYLNIPSIMSAALISGAQAIHPGYGFLAENADFAEVCKEHGLVFIGPPPEILRKFHDKVATRVAMKTLGLPVIPGSDGPVKTMAEALRIAEAVGYPVMLKARSGGGGRGMRKVTAPNDLQRLWDQASTEAKASFGDAGLYVERCLEGVRHVEAQIAVDEYGSGICLGERECSIQRRNQKMIEEAPSASISEELRQEIARRATDAAVRCGYRNVGTFEFLVDAAGEFYFIEVNSRIQVEHTVTEMTTGIDLVKEQIALASGQPLSFSEEQIWVSGHAIECRINAEDSEQNFAPSTGVLTTWLQPGGPGIRIDSHCFQGYEVPPYYDSLLAKVIAWGRDRAEAVTRMQRALDEFTIVGVTTNIPAHKKILASELFRSGQVTTHLIDTVGVDALTA encoded by the coding sequence ATGTCCTTCGATAAGATCCTCATCGCCAATCGCGGCGAGATCGCACTTCGCGTCATCCGCGCGTGCCGCGAGCTCGGCATCCAGACCGTCGTCGTGTACAGCGAGGCCGATGCGCACAGCCTCCCCGTGCATCTGGCGGACGAAGCGATCTGCGTCGGCCCGGCATCATCTCGCGAGAGCTACCTCAACATCCCGTCGATCATGTCGGCCGCGCTCATCAGCGGAGCGCAGGCCATCCATCCGGGATACGGGTTCCTTGCCGAGAACGCCGATTTCGCCGAGGTCTGCAAAGAGCACGGGCTTGTGTTCATCGGTCCGCCGCCGGAGATCCTCCGCAAGTTCCACGACAAGGTCGCGACGCGCGTCGCGATGAAGACGCTCGGCCTGCCGGTGATCCCGGGATCCGATGGACCGGTGAAGACGATGGCCGAGGCGCTGCGCATCGCGGAGGCCGTCGGGTACCCGGTGATGCTCAAGGCGCGTTCCGGCGGTGGCGGCCGTGGCATGCGCAAGGTCACCGCGCCGAATGACCTCCAGCGTCTCTGGGATCAGGCGAGCACCGAGGCGAAGGCATCGTTCGGCGACGCGGGCCTCTACGTGGAGCGCTGCCTCGAGGGCGTACGCCACGTCGAAGCACAGATCGCGGTCGACGAGTACGGGAGCGGCATCTGCCTTGGCGAGCGCGAGTGCTCCATCCAGCGCCGGAACCAGAAGATGATCGAGGAGGCCCCGTCCGCGTCGATCAGCGAGGAGCTGCGGCAAGAGATCGCGCGCCGCGCGACCGATGCCGCCGTTCGTTGCGGCTACCGCAACGTCGGTACCTTCGAGTTCCTCGTCGATGCCGCCGGCGAGTTCTATTTCATCGAGGTGAACTCCCGCATCCAGGTAGAGCACACCGTCACCGAGATGACGACCGGCATCGACCTGGTGAAAGAGCAGATCGCGCTCGCGTCAGGGCAGCCGCTCTCGTTCAGCGAGGAACAGATCTGGGTGAGCGGCCACGCCATCGAGTGCCGCATCAACGCCGAAGACAGCGAGCAGAACTTCGCGCCGTCGACGGGCGTCCTCACGACCTGGCTGCAGCCCGGCGGTCCGGGGATCCGCATCGACTCGCACTGCTTCCAGGGTTACGAGGTGCCGCCCTACTACGACTCCTTGCTGGCGAAGGTCATCGCGTGGGGTCGCGACCGCGCCGAGGCGGTCACGCGCATGCAGCGCGCGCTCGACGAGTTCACGATCGTCGGCGTCACGACGAACATCCCGGCGCATAAGAAGATCCTCGCGAGCGAGCTGTTCCGCTCCGGTCAGGTCACGACGCACCTCATCGACACGGTCGGAGTCGACGCGCTCACCGCGTAG
- a CDS encoding biotin/lipoyl-containing protein — translation MSDTDHVLGLLDDLMRLADGSPAVTIEVEADNFSVSVTRRGATRPDAILATTERPTATSDAQPVRLPTQRVHATTVGIFSPAKEWQAGDAVSRGDVLGGIRSLGHVANVVAPADGEVREVLVAGGAPVEYGQPLLVITLR, via the coding sequence TTGAGCGACACCGACCACGTCCTCGGATTGCTGGACGATCTCATGCGGCTGGCCGATGGTTCGCCCGCGGTGACCATCGAGGTCGAGGCCGACAACTTCTCCGTCTCGGTCACGCGGCGTGGTGCCACGCGACCCGACGCGATCCTCGCGACGACGGAGCGGCCCACGGCCACGAGCGACGCGCAGCCCGTTCGCTTACCGACGCAGCGCGTGCACGCGACGACGGTCGGGATCTTCAGCCCCGCAAAGGAGTGGCAGGCCGGCGACGCCGTGTCGCGCGGCGACGTCCTCGGCGGGATAAGGTCGCTGGGTCATGTCGCGAACGTTGTCGCTCCGGCGGACGGTGAGGTCCGCGAGGTCCTGGTCGCGGGAGGCGCGCCGGTCGAATACGGTCAACCGCTCCTCGTGATCACGCTCCGCTGA
- the surE gene encoding 5'/3'-nucleotidase SurE produces MTDRRHILIANDDGIDSDALPPLSEALSELGDVDVIVPERNWSGASHSITLFRPLRVRPTKLRNGHPAYMTDGSPTDCVRLAVLGFLKHRLDIVVSGINRGANMGDDITYSGTVAAAMEGLLSNIPSIAISIGAFGGDIDYGPSASFAKLLARNILQRGLAPDTLLNVNVPPLPRERIAGVEVTRLGKRTYRDQLVERLDPYGNPYYWVGGPAVSAEAEDGTDVAAMAAGKISVTPIALDLTNHTLLEELARWDWGWSAPVEVSAD; encoded by the coding sequence ATGACCGATCGCCGGCACATCCTCATCGCGAACGACGACGGCATCGACTCGGACGCGTTGCCGCCGCTGTCCGAGGCGCTCTCGGAGCTCGGTGACGTCGACGTGATCGTGCCCGAGCGCAACTGGAGCGGCGCGAGCCACAGCATCACCCTGTTCCGTCCGCTGCGCGTCCGCCCCACGAAGCTGCGCAACGGCCACCCGGCATATATGACCGACGGATCGCCGACGGATTGCGTGCGCCTCGCGGTCCTCGGCTTCCTGAAGCACCGGCTGGACATCGTCGTAAGCGGCATCAACCGCGGCGCGAACATGGGCGACGACATCACGTACTCCGGCACCGTCGCCGCGGCGATGGAGGGTCTCCTCTCCAACATCCCCTCGATCGCGATCTCGATCGGCGCATTCGGTGGGGACATCGACTACGGGCCGTCGGCCAGCTTCGCGAAACTGCTCGCACGCAACATCCTGCAGCGCGGCCTCGCGCCCGACACGCTGCTCAACGTCAACGTGCCTCCGCTGCCGCGCGAGCGGATCGCGGGCGTCGAGGTCACGCGCCTCGGCAAGCGCACCTATCGCGATCAGCTCGTCGAGCGGCTCGACCCCTACGGGAATCCCTACTACTGGGTAGGCGGGCCGGCGGTGAGCGCGGAGGCGGAAGACGGCACGGACGTCGCGGCGATGGCCGCCGGCAAGATCAGCGTCACGCCGATCGCGCTCGACCTCACGAACCACACGCTCCTCGAGGAGCTCGCGCGCTGGGACTGGGGCTGGTCCGCTCCGGTCGAGGTCAGCGCCGACTAG
- a CDS encoding biotin--[acetyl-CoA-carboxylase] ligase, translating to MARLALLADAAVRSAFAREIGRAIEYHDLLPSTQTRARELAAQGASRAVVVANEQSAGQGTRGRVWVAPKGMSLLASWLVRPAPAAPALFAALAGVAIARSLEGLMGADARLEWPNDVHVQGRKVAGALAHATSDGDGGVLVLGIGINVHQRPEDLPAELRERAISLAIAGRPLDRLALLARLTRELDRVEDPAERGTALDEWRRRSTFLGKTVEVRAGERAPLRGIATAIDDDGALLVRTSSGTERIVAGEVALA from the coding sequence ATAGCACGGCTCGCGTTACTCGCGGACGCAGCGGTCCGTTCTGCGTTCGCGCGTGAGATAGGTCGCGCCATCGAATACCACGACCTCCTGCCCTCGACGCAAACACGCGCGCGTGAGCTCGCGGCGCAGGGCGCGTCACGGGCCGTCGTCGTCGCGAACGAGCAGAGCGCGGGGCAGGGAACGCGTGGCCGCGTGTGGGTCGCGCCAAAAGGGATGAGCCTTCTCGCGTCGTGGCTCGTGCGGCCCGCGCCGGCCGCGCCGGCGCTGTTCGCGGCGCTCGCGGGGGTCGCGATCGCGCGTTCACTCGAAGGTCTGATGGGCGCGGATGCCCGCCTAGAATGGCCCAACGACGTACACGTCCAGGGGAGGAAAGTCGCGGGCGCTCTCGCTCATGCGACATCCGATGGCGACGGAGGCGTGCTCGTGCTCGGTATCGGGATCAACGTGCATCAACGACCGGAAGATCTCCCTGCGGAGCTGCGCGAGCGAGCGATCTCGCTCGCGATCGCCGGCCGCCCGCTCGATCGGCTCGCCCTACTCGCGCGCCTGACGCGAGAGCTGGACCGCGTCGAAGACCCCGCCGAGCGCGGCACGGCGCTCGACGAATGGCGCCGACGCTCGACGTTCCTCGGTAAGACGGTCGAGGTGCGCGCCGGTGAGCGCGCTCCTCTCCGCGGCATCGCGACCGCGATCGACGACGACGGCGCGCTGCTGGTGCGGACATCGTCGGGCACCGAGCGCATCGTCGCGGGTGAGGTCGCCCTCGCTTGA
- a CDS encoding AI-2E family transporter, whose product MSLSAREHQLLQALVTLAIVYLALQVFALGWVAIAQVADVIIIFVVAWALAYLLSPLVNRIDHETPLNRTLSVVVVYFAIALVLVLIGLLAIPPLVAQLNDLVTRGPEYGERASQLAADIQSTLERIGIRVDLTEFYGTLPRRLGDLAAAYAADILGVVSATATIFFNVSLVLIIAFLMLNDGDSMWRRFARALPPELGSEAELLRQSADRSFGGFIRGSLILGAIYGFATLMILVFLGVPYAGVLALVSGLTMIIPFFGPIIAMVPVLVVTFVGAADRLLVVFILILGVQQVLLNVVGPRIMSRSIGIHPMFVFLALLLGAKLAGFWGVLLAVPVAGIINTFARYFYEVARGRRARTEARTLIAEREAASAAAAAEARDNTSGTRRARAARGTDLAPKRE is encoded by the coding sequence GTGAGCCTCAGCGCGAGGGAACATCAGCTCCTCCAGGCGCTCGTCACACTCGCGATCGTCTATCTCGCGTTGCAGGTGTTCGCGCTCGGGTGGGTCGCCATCGCGCAGGTCGCGGACGTCATCATCATCTTCGTCGTCGCATGGGCGCTCGCGTATCTGCTGTCGCCGCTCGTCAATCGCATCGACCATGAGACCCCGCTCAATCGCACATTGTCGGTCGTCGTCGTGTACTTCGCGATCGCGCTGGTGCTCGTGCTCATCGGGCTCCTCGCGATCCCGCCGCTGGTCGCGCAGCTGAACGACCTGGTCACGCGTGGTCCGGAGTACGGCGAACGAGCCTCGCAGCTCGCGGCCGACATCCAATCCACGCTGGAACGCATCGGCATCCGCGTGGACCTGACCGAGTTCTACGGAACGCTGCCGCGCAGGCTCGGAGACCTCGCGGCCGCATACGCCGCGGACATCCTCGGCGTCGTCTCGGCCACCGCGACGATCTTCTTCAACGTGTCGCTGGTCTTGATCATCGCCTTCCTGATGCTCAACGACGGGGACTCCATGTGGCGCCGCTTCGCGCGCGCACTGCCGCCGGAGCTGGGGAGCGAAGCCGAGCTCCTTCGCCAGAGCGCGGATCGCTCGTTCGGCGGATTCATTCGCGGCTCGCTCATCCTCGGCGCGATCTACGGCTTCGCGACGCTCATGATCCTCGTGTTCCTGGGCGTGCCTTACGCCGGCGTCCTCGCTCTCGTCTCAGGACTCACGATGATCATCCCCTTCTTCGGTCCGATCATCGCGATGGTCCCGGTCCTGGTGGTGACCTTCGTGGGCGCCGCCGACCGCCTCCTTGTCGTGTTCATCCTGATCCTCGGCGTGCAGCAGGTGCTCCTCAACGTCGTCGGGCCGCGCATCATGTCGCGGAGCATCGGCATCCATCCGATGTTCGTGTTCCTCGCCCTGCTGCTCGGCGCCAAGCTCGCCGGATTCTGGGGCGTCCTCCTTGCCGTTCCCGTCGCGGGCATCATCAACACGTTCGCGCGGTACTTCTACGAGGTCGCTCGGGGTCGCAGAGCGCGCACCGAGGCGCGCACGCTCATCGCCGAGCGCGAGGCGGCGTCCGCGGCGGCGGCGGCCGAAGCCCGCGACAACACGAGCGGGACGCGCCGCGCGCGCGCCGCTCGTGGAACGGATCTCGCTCCGAAGCGCGAATGA
- the accD gene encoding acetyl-CoA carboxylase, carboxyltransferase subunit beta: protein MPFGRKPNEFPSHLWTQCPNCNEMLFNKQLARNLNVCTKCEHHFRLGARERIELLVDKGSFHEHDATLTSGDPLGFTDSKPYPERIAAAQAKSGEKDAIITGEATIGENPVILAVMDFEFMGGSMGAVVGEKITRAAERALAEHRALVIVSASGGARMQEGTIALMQMAKILGALARLDQARLPYVSVITDPTTGGVLASFASLGDIIVAEPGALIRFSGERVTSGTVGEKLPTGFGKAEFLLERGFIDQIVPRPHLRERLAFFLTAFRAASQDLRWSL, encoded by the coding sequence ATGCCGTTCGGCCGGAAGCCGAACGAGTTCCCCTCTCACCTGTGGACGCAGTGTCCCAACTGCAACGAGATGCTCTTCAACAAGCAGCTCGCGCGCAACCTCAACGTGTGCACGAAGTGCGAGCACCATTTCCGGCTCGGCGCGCGCGAACGGATCGAGCTTCTCGTCGACAAAGGCTCCTTCCATGAGCACGACGCGACGCTGACCTCGGGCGATCCGCTTGGATTCACGGACAGCAAGCCATATCCGGAGCGGATCGCCGCGGCGCAGGCGAAGAGCGGTGAGAAAGACGCGATCATCACCGGAGAGGCGACGATCGGCGAGAACCCGGTGATCCTCGCGGTCATGGACTTCGAATTCATGGGCGGCTCGATGGGCGCCGTCGTCGGCGAGAAGATCACACGCGCCGCCGAGCGCGCGCTTGCTGAACACCGTGCCCTCGTCATCGTGTCCGCTTCCGGCGGCGCGCGCATGCAGGAGGGCACGATCGCGCTGATGCAGATGGCGAAGATCCTCGGCGCGCTCGCGCGGCTCGACCAGGCGCGCCTTCCCTATGTCAGCGTGATCACCGATCCCACGACCGGCGGCGTCCTTGCGTCGTTCGCGTCGCTCGGGGACATCATCGTCGCCGAGCCCGGCGCGCTCATCCGCTTCTCCGGCGAGCGCGTGACGAGCGGCACTGTGGGCGAGAAGCTGCCGACCGGATTCGGCAAGGCCGAGTTCCTGCTCGAGCGCGGCTTCATCGATCAGATCGTTCCACGGCCGCACCTGCGCGAACGGCTCGCGTTCTTCCTCACCGCGTTCCGCGCCGCGTCGCAAGACCTGCGCTGGAGCCTCTGA
- the fabD gene encoding ACP S-malonyltransferase: MGSGVAWLFPGQGSQTVGMGRELAEKYPSAARAFEEANDALGSDLRRLAWDGPQSELDRTANTQPALLTASIAALRAAEEEVGGLDEPVVAMGHSLGEFSALVAAGALALADAVVLVRRRGELMQEADPSGGMLAVIGLDSDAVATAIAGTGLVVANDNAPGQVVISGPKEGFDRATAALKSAGAKRVIPLRTSAAFHSPAMRPVGPQLAKAIAVTPLGALRYRIVANVDAQVHEHAADFPPLLEKQVWSAVQWVASMRRAHGEGATAFVEFGPSSVLTGLAKRILPELRTANVSDVKTLEEALDVLR; the protein is encoded by the coding sequence ATGGGGAGCGGCGTCGCATGGCTCTTTCCCGGTCAGGGTTCGCAGACGGTCGGCATGGGCCGCGAGCTCGCGGAGAAGTACCCGAGCGCGGCGCGCGCATTCGAGGAGGCGAACGACGCGCTCGGATCCGATCTGCGCCGGCTCGCCTGGGACGGACCGCAGAGCGAGCTCGACCGCACCGCGAACACGCAGCCCGCACTTCTCACCGCATCGATCGCCGCGCTGCGCGCCGCTGAGGAAGAAGTCGGCGGCCTCGACGAGCCGGTCGTTGCGATGGGCCACTCGCTCGGTGAATTCAGCGCCCTCGTCGCTGCGGGCGCGCTCGCGCTCGCCGACGCCGTGGTCCTCGTGCGGCGCCGCGGTGAGCTGATGCAGGAAGCGGATCCATCCGGCGGGATGCTGGCGGTGATCGGTCTCGACTCGGACGCCGTCGCGACGGCGATCGCTGGGACCGGTCTCGTCGTCGCGAATGACAACGCGCCGGGACAGGTCGTCATCTCCGGTCCGAAGGAAGGCTTCGACCGCGCGACCGCCGCACTGAAGAGCGCGGGTGCGAAACGGGTCATCCCGCTTCGCACCTCGGCCGCCTTCCATTCCCCGGCGATGCGACCGGTCGGACCGCAGCTCGCGAAAGCCATCGCAGTGACGCCGCTGGGGGCGCTGCGTTACCGGATCGTGGCAAACGTCGATGCGCAGGTGCACGAACATGCGGCGGATTTCCCACCATTGCTGGAGAAACAGGTCTGGTCGGCAGTACAGTGGGTTGCCTCTATGCGGCGCGCGCACGGGGAGGGCGCGACCGCATTCGTCGAGTTCGGTCCGTCGAGCGTCCTCACCGGGCTCGCGAAACGGATCCTGCCCGAACTGCGGACGGCGAATGTGTCTGACGTGAAGACGCTTGAGGAGGCGCTCGATGTCCTTCGATAA
- a CDS encoding ABC transporter ATP-binding protein gives MSSVVARRVRAGFQDREVLRGVDLVARAGELVALIGPNGAGKSTLLRVLGGLLRPASGSVTIDSLDITTLDRRSIARHVAVVPQVFETLFPFTVREIVALGRTARLGPLGTLSSDDVRAVARALDDIGATELADRRIDRVSGGERQRAVLAMALAQEAGVLLLDEPTAHLDPTHQRATLDRVATLARVRGLAVVAVLHDLSLAAAFASRVVLLADGVVVRDGEVGDVITPELVGRVFGPGLRVVAVDGRPFVIPEPASVQERRARAG, from the coding sequence TTGAGCAGCGTCGTCGCGCGCAGGGTCCGCGCCGGGTTCCAGGACCGTGAGGTGCTCCGCGGCGTCGATCTCGTCGCGCGGGCCGGCGAGCTCGTCGCGCTCATCGGTCCGAACGGCGCCGGCAAGTCCACGCTGTTGCGTGTCCTGGGCGGACTGCTACGACCGGCATCGGGCAGCGTGACGATCGACAGCCTCGACATCACGACACTGGACCGCCGCTCCATCGCACGCCACGTCGCGGTCGTGCCGCAGGTCTTCGAGACGCTCTTCCCGTTCACGGTCCGAGAGATCGTCGCCCTCGGCCGGACAGCGCGACTGGGACCGCTCGGGACCCTCAGCTCGGACGACGTGCGCGCGGTAGCCCGTGCGCTCGACGACATCGGCGCCACCGAGCTGGCCGACCGGCGCATCGACCGCGTCTCGGGCGGCGAGCGTCAGCGCGCGGTGCTCGCGATGGCGCTGGCCCAGGAGGCCGGCGTGCTGCTGCTCGACGAGCCCACCGCGCATCTCGACCCGACGCACCAGCGCGCGACGCTCGACCGCGTCGCGACGCTCGCCCGTGTGCGCGGCCTCGCTGTCGTTGCCGTCCTGCACGACCTGAGTCTCGCCGCCGCATTCGCGTCGCGCGTCGTGCTGCTCGCGGACGGGGTGGTCGTCCGCGACGGCGAAGTGGGCGACGTCATCACCCCCGAGCTCGTTGGTCGTGTATTCGGTCCGGGGCTGCGCGTCGTCGCGGTCGACGGGCGACCGTTCGTGATCCCCGAACCCGCCTCGGTCCAGGAGCGTCGCGCGCGTGCCGGCTGA